The following coding sequences are from one Neurospora crassa OR74A linkage group I, whole genome shotgun sequence window:
- the rpn-11 gene encoding 26S proteasome regulatory subunit RPN11, producing MDRMRSLLGGGLGMGGATAPGADNTNLIDNSETVYISSLALLKMLRHGRAGVPMEVMGLMLGEFVDDFTVRVVDVFAMPQSGTGVSVEAVDPVFQMNMMDMLRQTGRPEAVVGWYHSHPGFGCWLSSVDINTQQSFEQLNSRAVAVVIDPIQSVKGKVVIDAFRLINPQSLMLGQEPRQTTSNLGHLNKPSIQALIHGLNRHYYSIGINYRKTALEENMLMNLHKHVWTEALEMEDFRCEGSRTKERLDRLVSLADGYEKRVKEETELTKDQLKTRYVGKVDPKKHLEDVGQQLIEDNIVAVTRQMIDKEATIAKKDTPAGANGTTHGDQMEVEEEQL from the exons ATGGATCGCATGCGCAGCTTGTTGGGCGGCGGCCTGGGAATGGGCGGTGCCACTGCGCCAGGAGCC GACAACACCAACCTCATCGACAACTCGGAAACCGTCTACATTTCCTCCCTAGCCCTCCTCAAGATGTTGCGCCACGGTCGCGCTGGTGTGCCCATGGAAGTCATGGGCCTGATGCTGGGCGAGTTTGTCGATGACTTTACCGTTCGCGTCGTCGATGTGTTTGCCATGCCCCAAAGCGGTACTGGTGTCAGTGTAGAGGCTGTCGACCCCGTCTTCCAGATGAACATGATGGACATGCTCAGGCAAACGGGAAG GCCCGAGGCCGTCGTTGGCTGGTACCACTCGCATCCCGGTTTTGGCTGCTGGCTTTCGTCGGTTGATATCAACACCCAACAAAGTTTCGAACAACTCAACTCCCGTGCGGTCGCCGTGGTTATTGACCCCATTCAGTCCGTCAAGGGCAAGGTTGTGATTGATGCTTTCCGTCTCATCAACCCCCAGTCGCTCATGCTGGGTCAGGAGCCCCGCCAGACGACATCCAACTTGGGACATCTCAACAAGCCTTCCATCCAGGCCCTCATCCACGGCCTGAACAGGCACTACTACTCGATCGGCATCAACTACCGCAAGACCGCCTTGGAGGAGAACATGTTGATGAATCTGCACAAGCACGTTTGGACCGAGGCCCTCGAAATGGAGGACTTCCGCTGCGAGGGATCGAGGACGAAGGAGAGACTCGACCGCCTGGTTAGCCTTGCTGACGGCTACGAGAAGAGAGTCAAGGAGGAGACAGAGTTGACCAAGGACCAACTCAAGACACGCTATGTTGGCAAGGTGGATCCCAAGAAGCACTTGGAGGATGTCGGACAGCAACTGATCGAAGACAACATTGTTGCCGTTACAAGGCAGATGATCGACAAGGAGGCGACCATTGCGAAGAAGGATACCCCCGCTGGGGCCAATGGCACCACACATGGCGACCAGATggaggtcgaggaggagcagctatag
- the hda-3 gene encoding histone deacetylase RPD3, with the protein MPSTFTDPAGVARDEPLYTVVHNDKKRVAYFYDSDIGNYAYVTGHPMKPHRIRLAHSLVMNYNVYKFLEVYRAKPAVTAEMTQFHTDEYIEFLQKVTPDNMDGFMREQGKYNVGDDCPVFDGLFEFCGISAGGSMEGAARLNRDKCDIAINWAGGLHHAKKSEASGFCYVNDIVLAILELLRFKKRVLYIDIDVHHGDGVEEAFYTTDRVMTVSFHKYGEYFPGTGELRDIGIGSGKNYAVNFPLRDGIDDTTYSSIFQPVISAVMQYFQPEAVVLQCGGDSLSGDRLGCFNLSMRGHANCVNYVRSFGLPTLVLGGGGYTMRNVARTWAYETGRLVGVEMNPVLPYNEYYDYYGPDYELDVRSSNMENANSPEYLEKIKISVIENLKKTAPVPSVQMQDVPRQGFGMSDDQEDELDDMDEDENKDVRRTQRQWEKERARQDEFEESDDEDMAQANGVFKPNGPQRRSILDFKNPKAVEDMDLDIGEPAPPSIAATAAAAAAKPAEPTAVDNDETMIDNDEAQPAAAEPEAEAPATTAAQPAVSSAAKVDEDGDVDMGEADEKPAEPEAEIKTEEIETAPAPEPEAERRPSPAAATAEPATEAAAAAAASPKAASPVPDANTEKPVAEEPSKVAEEASDKAPAATTDDKEKEADKPQE; encoded by the exons ATGCCTTCCACATTCACCGATCCCGCCGGAGTCGCGCGTGACGAGCCGTTGTATACCGTCGTCCACAATGACAAGAAGCGGGTCGCCTACTTCTACGACTCCGACATTGGCAACTATGCCTACGTGACCGGCCATCCTATGAAGCCCCATCGTATCCGTCTTGCCCACAGTCTGGTCATGAACTACAACGTGTACAAGTTTCTCGAGGTCTAC CGTGCAAAACCAGCCGTTACTGCCGAAATGACACAGTTTCACACCGACGAGTACATTGAGTTTTTACAAAAGGTTACCCCCGACAACATGGACGGCTTCATGCGCGAGCAGGGCAAGTACAATGTTGGCGATGACTGTCCCGTTTTCGACGGCCTGTTTGAGTTCTGCGGCATCAGTGCCGGCGGAAGTATGGAGGGTGCCGCTCGCTTGAATAGGGACAAGTGCGACATCGCCATCAACTGGGCCGGTGGTTTGCATCACGCCAAGAAGAGCGAGGCTAGCGGTTTCTGCTATGTCAATG ATATCGTCCTGGCTATCCTAGAGCTCCTGCGTTTCAAGAAGCGCGTTCTTTACATTGACATCGATGTGCACCACGGCGATGGTGTCGAAGAAGCCTTTTACACGACGGATCGCGTCATGACCGTATCCTTCCACAAGTACGGCGAGTACTTCCCCGGTACCGGCGAGTTGCGCGACATTGGTATCGGTTCCGGCAAGAACTATGCCGTCAACTTCCCCCTCCGCGATGGGATTGACGACACCACCTACAGCTCCATCTTCCAGCCCGTCATTAGCGCTGTCATGCAATACTTCCAACCTGAGGCTGTTGTCCTCCAATGCGGTGGTGACAGTTTGTCCGGTGATCGTCTTGGCTGCTTTAACTTGAGCATGCGTGGCCATGCCAACTGCGTTAATTACGTGCGGAGCTTTGGACTACCCACTCTGGTTCTCGGCGGAGGTGGCTACACCATGCGCAACGTCGCAAGGACTTGGGCCTACGAAACCGGCCgtttggttggtgttgagatGAACCCAGTCCTTCCTTACAACGAGTACTACGAC TATTACGGTCCCGACTACGAGCTTGATGTGCGTTCTTCCAATATGGAGAACGCCAACAGCCCAGAGTACCTGGAGAAGATCAAGATATCAGTGATAGAAAACCTGAAGAAGACCGCCCCAGTTCCCTCTGTCCAGATGCAGGACGTTCCGCGTCAGGGCTTCGGTATGTCAGACGATCAGGAAGACGAGCTTGACGAcatggatgaggacgagAACAAGGATGTCCGGCGGACACAGCGTCaatgggagaaggagagagctAGGCAAGACGAGTTTGAAGAaagtgatgacgaggacaTGGCTCAAGCCAATGGTGTGTTCAAGCCGAACGGACCGCAGCGCCGGTCCATTCTCGACTTCAAGAACCCCAAGGCCGTGGAGGACATGGATCTTGATATTGGAGAACCAGCTCCGCCCTCGAttgccgccaccgccgccgcggccgccGCTAAGCCAGCGGAGCCTACTGCTGTCGACAACGATGAGACCATGATCGATAACGACGAAGCCCAACCGGCCGCCGCTGAACCTGAAGCCGAAGCCCCCGCAACGACAGCCGCGCAGCCTGCAGTAAGCTCTGCGGCCAAAGTTGACGAAGATGGCGATGTGGATATGGGCGAGGCCGATGAGAAGCCTGCAGAACCTGAGGCGGAGATCAAGACCGAGGAAATCGAGACTGCCCCTGCTCCGGAGCCGGAGGCAGAGCGCAGGCCAagtcccgccgccgccactgcGGAGCCTGCTACcgaggcagcagcagcagcagcagcctctcCCAAGGCCGCCTCGCCGGTACCAGACGCCAACACTGAGAAGCCAGTGGCAGAAGAGCCAAGCAAGGTTGCCGAGGAGGCATCCGACAAGGCAccggcagcaacaacagatgacaaggaaaaggaggccgATAAGCCTCAAGAATAG